In a genomic window of Streptomyces pristinaespiralis:
- a CDS encoding DUF6233 domain-containing protein encodes MSDIPRLALLRFLRRVQEQQLAQTDRWIAEEERRTSLAAQRVRRTAPRDPGFVISHGIGAGRRPFEVHVGDCRMAQRTKPVTPAEARELLAEGVEPCQFCRPDSELGML; translated from the coding sequence GTGTCCGATATTCCGCGCCTCGCTCTCCTCCGCTTCCTGCGCCGCGTCCAGGAGCAACAGCTCGCGCAGACGGACCGCTGGATCGCCGAGGAGGAACGGCGCACCAGCCTCGCCGCGCAGCGCGTCCGACGCACCGCGCCACGGGATCCGGGGTTCGTGATCTCTCACGGCATCGGCGCCGGCCGGCGTCCGTTCGAGGTCCACGTCGGCGACTGCCGCATGGCGCAGCGCACGAAGCCGGTCACGCCGGCCGAGGCCCGGGAACTGCTGGCGGAGGGCGTGGAGCCGTGCCAGTTCTGCAGGCCGGACTCCGAGCTGGGGATGTTGTGA
- a CDS encoding antitoxin gives MSMMDKLKNMLKGHPEQTDRGIEKAGDYVDGRTQGKHSRHVDTAQEKMRDQYGSGGTGGTEGRDEPRQ, from the coding sequence ATGTCCATGATGGACAAGCTCAAGAACATGCTCAAAGGTCATCCCGAGCAGACGGACCGGGGCATCGAGAAGGCCGGCGACTACGTGGACGGCAGGACCCAGGGCAAGCACAGCCGCCACGTCGACACGGCACAGGAAAAGATGAGGGACCAGTACGGATCCGGCGGCACCGGTGGCACGGAAGGCCGCGACGAGCCGCGCCAGTGA
- a CDS encoding class I SAM-dependent DNA methyltransferase codes for MDTDVEKTFLRDTRASYNAIAADYAERFEAEAKSLERAMLAAFAERVRADGAGPVVEFGSGPGRVSACLAGLGVDIRGIDLSPAMVALARRAYPQLRFDEGSMTELGGFADGSLAGVVAWYSMIHLPPAEVPGVLAGFHRILAPGGHLAVAFQVGDHISRYTEAFGHSVSLDFHRMRPDLVVEQLREAGFEVLARLEREPEEGEKTPQAYLVARRPGGE; via the coding sequence ATGGACACCGATGTCGAAAAGACCTTCCTGCGCGACACCCGCGCCTCGTACAACGCGATCGCCGCCGACTACGCGGAGAGGTTCGAGGCGGAGGCGAAGTCCCTCGAGCGGGCCATGCTCGCCGCGTTCGCCGAGAGGGTGCGGGCGGACGGGGCAGGCCCCGTGGTCGAGTTCGGGTCCGGACCGGGAAGGGTGTCGGCCTGCCTGGCCGGCCTCGGGGTGGACATCCGGGGCATCGACCTGTCTCCCGCGATGGTGGCACTCGCCCGGCGCGCGTATCCGCAGCTACGGTTCGACGAGGGCTCCATGACGGAGCTCGGCGGCTTCGCGGACGGCTCGCTCGCGGGCGTCGTCGCCTGGTACTCGATGATCCATCTTCCGCCGGCCGAAGTCCCGGGCGTGCTCGCCGGGTTCCACCGGATTCTCGCGCCCGGCGGACACCTCGCGGTGGCCTTCCAGGTCGGTGATCACATCTCGCGCTACACGGAGGCCTTCGGTCACAGCGTGTCGCTCGACTTCCACCGGATGCGGCCGGACCTGGTCGTGGAGCAGCTGCGGGAGGCGGGTTTCGAGGTGCTTGCCCGGCTGGAGCGCGAGCCGGAGGAGGGCGAGAAGACTCCGCAGGCCTATCTCGTCGCCCGCAGGCCGGGCGGGGAGTAG
- a CDS encoding VOC family protein: MEMTLEVVPVPVADLDRAKTFYSEACGFKADIDSEVAPGMRIIQLTPPGSRCSIVLMSGMPAHPDQPTMSPGALHGLQLCVTDLAKAHSELMSRGVPVTSIQHVGPTGWEEGPGEEWNAFMFFKDPDGNSWCVQEAPAPLSER; this comes from the coding sequence GTGGAAATGACCCTGGAAGTCGTCCCCGTACCGGTCGCGGATCTGGACCGTGCGAAGACCTTCTACTCGGAAGCCTGCGGCTTCAAGGCCGACATCGACTCCGAGGTCGCCCCCGGCATGCGGATCATCCAGCTGACCCCGCCGGGGTCGCGCTGCTCCATCGTCCTGATGAGCGGCATGCCCGCGCACCCGGACCAGCCCACGATGTCCCCCGGCGCACTCCACGGCCTCCAGCTGTGCGTCACGGATCTCGCGAAGGCCCACTCCGAGCTGATGTCGCGCGGGGTCCCGGTGACGTCGATCCAGCACGTGGGGCCGACGGGCTGGGAGGAGGGCCCCGGCGAGGAGTGGAACGCGTTCATGTTCTTCAAGGACCCGGACGGCAACAGCTGGTGCGTCCAGGAGGCACCGGCGCCGCTGTCGGAGCGCTGA
- a CDS encoding bifunctional [glutamine synthetase] adenylyltransferase/[glutamine synthetase]-adenylyl-L-tyrosine phosphorylase has product MTVPGRRSSTFTRLLRHGFTDPSAAAQLLELPDMASVRSDPVLLDALGATADPDLALRSLVRLAEAHEPDERRRFLDNLITAKPLRDRLLGVLGASEALGDHLARHPRDWHALATYESADLHPGVADFERGLADATDPVSLRVSYRRCLLAIAARDVCGTTDVAEAAAELADLATATLRAALGIARTAAPHDAAACRLAVIAMGKCGGHELNYVSDVDVIFVAEPTGGTEEAKALQAATRLASHLMRICSETTVEGTIWPVDANLRPEGRNGPLVRTLSSHVAYYQRWAKTWEFQALLKARPVAGDLALGEAYTEAVAPLVWQAAERENFVADVQKMRRRVVDNIPVAEIERELKLGPGGLRDVEFAVQLLQLVHGRSDATLHSGTTLEALQALAAGGYVGRADAAQLDEAYRFLRAMEHRIQLHKLRRTHLVPEQEADLRRLARSLGLRTDPVTTLNREWKRHASVVRRLHEKIFYRPLLDAVAQLTPGETRLSPKAAGQRLEALGYADPAAAMRHLEALASGVSRKAAIQRTLLPVLLGWFADSADPDAGLLGFRKVSDALGKTPWYLRLLRDEGAAAENLARVLSAGRLAPDLLLRAPEAVAILGDPEGLRPRGRDHLEQEILAAVGRADTAEAAVAAARGVRRRELFRTAAADIIGSYGTEENPAEADAGALVDQVGDAITELTAATVAGALRAAVRDKWGDTLPTRFAVIGMGRFGGHELGYGSDADVLFVHQPRDGVDEQEAARAANAVVSEMRRLLQLPTADPPLLIDADLRPEGKSGPLVRTLASYGAYYRRWSLVWESQALLRARPMAGDTELAEAFIELVEPLRHPREGLDDEAVREIRRLKARMESERLPRGADPTLHTKLGRGGLSDVEWTVQLLQMRHGWEVPGLRTTRTREALRAARAAGLVSEDDARTLDEAWVLATRVRNGVMLVRGRAGDTFPSDVRELAAVGRYLGYGPGHVGDMLDDYRRVTRRARAVMEAAFYDA; this is encoded by the coding sequence ATGACGGTTCCGGGGCGCAGGAGCAGCACCTTCACCCGGCTGCTGAGGCACGGCTTCACCGACCCCTCCGCAGCCGCACAGCTCCTCGAACTCCCCGACATGGCGTCGGTGCGCAGCGATCCCGTGCTCCTCGACGCGCTCGGCGCCACCGCCGACCCCGACCTGGCCCTGCGCTCCCTCGTGCGCCTCGCCGAAGCGCACGAACCGGACGAACGGCGCCGGTTCCTCGACAACCTGATCACCGCGAAACCGCTGCGTGACCGGCTGCTCGGCGTCCTCGGGGCGTCCGAGGCCCTCGGCGACCACCTGGCCCGCCACCCCCGCGACTGGCACGCCCTCGCCACCTACGAGTCGGCCGACCTGCACCCGGGCGTCGCCGACTTCGAACGCGGACTCGCCGACGCCACCGACCCCGTGTCCCTGCGCGTCTCCTACCGCCGCTGCCTGCTGGCCATAGCCGCCCGCGACGTGTGCGGCACCACCGACGTGGCGGAGGCCGCCGCCGAACTCGCCGACCTCGCCACCGCCACCCTGCGCGCCGCCCTGGGCATCGCCCGCACCGCCGCGCCCCACGATGCGGCGGCCTGCCGGCTCGCCGTCATCGCCATGGGCAAGTGCGGCGGCCACGAGCTCAACTACGTCTCCGACGTCGACGTCATCTTCGTCGCCGAGCCCACAGGCGGCACGGAAGAGGCCAAGGCGCTCCAGGCCGCGACCCGGCTCGCGTCCCACCTCATGCGGATCTGCTCGGAGACCACCGTCGAAGGCACCATCTGGCCCGTCGACGCCAACCTGCGGCCCGAGGGACGCAACGGCCCACTGGTCCGCACCCTCTCCAGCCATGTCGCCTACTACCAGCGCTGGGCCAAGACCTGGGAGTTCCAGGCGCTCCTCAAGGCCCGGCCGGTCGCCGGCGACCTCGCGCTGGGCGAGGCGTACACGGAGGCCGTCGCCCCGCTGGTCTGGCAGGCCGCCGAACGCGAGAACTTCGTCGCCGACGTCCAGAAGATGCGCCGCCGCGTCGTCGACAACATCCCCGTCGCCGAGATCGAGCGTGAACTGAAACTCGGCCCGGGCGGCCTGCGCGACGTCGAATTCGCCGTACAGCTCCTGCAACTCGTCCACGGCCGCAGCGACGCCACCCTGCACAGCGGCACCACGCTCGAAGCCCTCCAGGCCCTCGCCGCCGGCGGCTACGTCGGCCGGGCCGACGCCGCCCAGCTCGACGAGGCGTACCGCTTCCTGCGCGCCATGGAACACCGCATCCAGCTCCACAAGCTGCGGCGCACCCACCTCGTGCCCGAGCAGGAGGCCGACCTGCGGCGCCTCGCCCGCTCGCTGGGCCTGCGCACCGACCCCGTCACCACCCTCAACCGCGAGTGGAAGCGCCACGCCTCCGTCGTGCGCCGGCTGCACGAGAAGATCTTCTACCGGCCGCTGCTCGACGCCGTCGCCCAGCTCACCCCCGGCGAGACCCGCCTCAGCCCCAAGGCCGCCGGTCAGCGCCTCGAAGCCCTCGGATACGCCGACCCCGCCGCCGCGATGCGCCACCTGGAGGCCCTCGCCTCCGGAGTGAGCCGCAAGGCCGCCATCCAGCGCACCCTGCTGCCCGTACTGCTCGGCTGGTTCGCCGACTCCGCCGACCCCGACGCCGGACTGCTCGGCTTCCGCAAGGTCTCCGACGCGCTCGGCAAGACGCCCTGGTACCTGCGGCTGCTGCGCGACGAGGGCGCCGCCGCGGAGAACCTCGCCCGCGTCCTGTCCGCCGGCCGCCTCGCCCCCGACCTGCTGCTGCGCGCGCCGGAGGCCGTCGCCATCCTCGGCGACCCCGAAGGCCTGCGGCCCCGCGGCCGCGACCACCTCGAACAGGAGATCCTCGCCGCCGTCGGCCGCGCCGACACCGCGGAGGCGGCGGTCGCAGCGGCCCGCGGGGTGCGCCGCCGCGAACTGTTCCGGACCGCCGCGGCCGACATCATCGGCTCCTACGGCACCGAGGAGAACCCCGCCGAGGCCGACGCCGGTGCCCTGGTCGACCAGGTCGGCGACGCGATCACCGAACTGACCGCCGCCACCGTCGCGGGCGCGTTGCGCGCAGCCGTGCGCGACAAGTGGGGCGACACCCTGCCCACCCGTTTCGCCGTCATCGGGATGGGCCGCTTCGGCGGACACGAGCTCGGCTACGGCTCCGATGCCGACGTGCTCTTCGTCCACCAGCCCCGCGACGGCGTCGACGAACAGGAAGCCGCACGGGCCGCGAACGCCGTCGTCTCCGAGATGCGCCGTCTGCTCCAGCTGCCGACCGCCGACCCGCCGCTGCTCATCGACGCCGACCTGCGGCCCGAGGGCAAGAGCGGACCCCTCGTGCGCACGCTCGCCTCCTACGGGGCCTACTACCGCCGCTGGTCGCTGGTCTGGGAGAGCCAGGCCCTGCTGCGCGCCCGGCCGATGGCCGGCGACACCGAGCTCGCCGAGGCGTTCATCGAACTCGTCGAGCCGCTGCGCCACCCCCGCGAGGGCCTCGACGACGAAGCGGTGCGCGAGATCCGCCGGCTCAAGGCGCGCATGGAGTCGGAACGCCTGCCGAGGGGCGCCGATCCCACCCTGCACACCAAGCTGGGCAGGGGCGGGCTGAGCGACGTCGAATGGACGGTCCAGCTGCTGCAGATGCGGCACGGCTGGGAGGTCCCGGGCCTGCGCACCACCCGCACCCGCGAGGCCCTGCGGGCGGCCCGCGCCGCGGGCCTCGTCTCCGAGGACGACGCCCGCACCCTCGACGAGGCCTGGGTTCTCGCGACCCGCGTCCGCAACGGCGTCATGCTGGTCCGTGGCCGCGCGGGCGACACGTTCCCGTCCGACGTGCGCGAGCTGGCGGCGGTGGGGCGGTACCTGGGGTACGGGCCGGGGCACGTGGGGGACATGCTGGACGACTACCGCCGGGTGACGCGGAGGGCGCGGGCGGTGATGGAGGCGGCGTTCTACGACGCGTAG
- a CDS encoding phosphatase PAP2 family protein, with protein MGEATVKTLEGRAATPSPIVEDEAAESPVRSRTRPPRTPARPSIWFEVMLIAVSYWTYSLIRNAVPEQKSQAMRNADWIWQLEKTLGIAVEESVNHAVNSVTWLIVSMNYYYATLHFVVTISVLVWLYRVHPGRYAAARLVLFATTGVALVGYYLYPLAPPRLMNGQHFIDTVLVHDTWGSMASGNFKNMSNQYAAMPSMHIGWSVWSGVIIFAMATAPWAKILGVLYPTLTLVVIVATANHFWLDAVGGVLCLLFGFAVSYAWYRALPHRLPQLVVELPRDPGTGGVRRFLPAART; from the coding sequence ATGGGTGAAGCGACCGTGAAGACTCTGGAAGGCCGGGCGGCGACCCCGTCACCCATCGTGGAGGACGAGGCCGCCGAGTCGCCTGTCCGTTCCCGAACACGGCCGCCCCGGACGCCCGCCCGCCCCAGCATCTGGTTCGAAGTCATGCTGATCGCGGTGAGTTACTGGACGTACTCACTCATCCGCAACGCCGTGCCCGAGCAGAAGAGCCAGGCCATGCGTAACGCGGACTGGATCTGGCAGCTGGAAAAGACCCTCGGCATAGCGGTCGAGGAGTCCGTCAACCACGCGGTGAACTCGGTGACATGGCTCATCGTGTCGATGAATTACTACTACGCCACCCTGCACTTCGTCGTCACCATCAGTGTGCTCGTCTGGCTCTACCGTGTGCATCCGGGCCGTTACGCTGCCGCACGGCTCGTCCTTTTCGCCACCACGGGTGTGGCTCTGGTCGGTTACTACCTGTACCCGCTCGCACCGCCCCGGTTGATGAACGGCCAACACTTCATCGACACGGTCCTGGTCCACGACACCTGGGGCTCGATGGCCTCCGGCAACTTCAAGAACATGTCGAACCAGTACGCGGCGATGCCGTCCATGCACATCGGCTGGTCGGTGTGGTCGGGCGTCATCATCTTCGCGATGGCGACGGCGCCGTGGGCGAAGATCCTCGGTGTGCTGTACCCGACCCTGACGCTGGTCGTCATCGTCGCCACGGCGAACCACTTCTGGCTGGACGCCGTGGGCGGCGTGCTGTGCCTGCTGTTCGGCTTCGCGGTGTCGTACGCGTGGTACCGGGCGCTGCCGCACCGGCTTCCGCAGCTGGTGGTCGAACTGCCCCGCGACCCGGGGACGGGCGGGGTCCGCCGCTTTCTGCCTGCGGCCCGCACCTGA
- a CDS encoding LacI family DNA-binding transcriptional regulator has product MTAPARLADIATQAGVSEATVSRVLNGRPGVAATTRQSVLAALDVLGYERPVRLRLRSAGLVGLITPGLDNPIFPALAQVVGQALTRQGYTPVLATQTPGGSTEDELTEMLVERGVSGIIFVSGLHADTTADMDRYDRLRAKGVPFVLVDGFAPGVRAPFISADDRGAMQLAVTHLASLGHTRIGLAVGPRRFVPVLRKIEGFRLALHEQLGIPPESSAELIEHSLYTLEGGQAAAATLMDRGCTAVVCASDMMALGAIRAARHRGLEVPDDISVVGFDDSPLIAFTDPPLTTVRKPVQAMGQASVRALLEETGDSHSASAPDRPRAPVHGEFVFMPELVVRGSTASGPGGRPGDTPRP; this is encoded by the coding sequence GTGACCGCACCCGCACGCCTGGCCGACATCGCGACCCAGGCGGGGGTCAGCGAAGCGACGGTGAGCCGGGTTCTCAACGGAAGGCCCGGCGTCGCCGCGACCACCCGCCAGTCGGTGCTCGCCGCCCTCGACGTGCTCGGTTACGAGCGGCCCGTACGCCTGCGTCTGCGCAGCGCCGGCCTGGTCGGACTGATCACGCCCGGCCTCGACAACCCGATCTTCCCCGCCCTCGCCCAGGTCGTCGGCCAGGCCCTGACCCGGCAGGGCTACACCCCGGTGCTCGCCACCCAGACCCCGGGCGGCTCGACCGAGGACGAGCTCACCGAGATGCTGGTCGAGCGCGGCGTCTCCGGCATCATCTTCGTCTCCGGGCTGCACGCCGACACCACCGCCGACATGGACCGCTACGACCGGCTCCGCGCCAAGGGCGTCCCCTTCGTCCTCGTCGACGGTTTCGCGCCCGGCGTGCGGGCGCCCTTCATCTCGGCCGACGACCGCGGCGCGATGCAGCTCGCCGTGACCCATCTCGCCTCGCTCGGTCACACCCGGATCGGCCTCGCGGTCGGCCCGCGGCGGTTCGTACCCGTGCTCCGCAAGATCGAGGGCTTCCGGCTGGCGCTCCATGAACAACTGGGCATCCCGCCCGAATCGTCGGCGGAACTGATCGAGCACTCCCTGTACACACTGGAGGGCGGCCAGGCCGCGGCCGCCACACTCATGGACCGGGGCTGCACGGCCGTCGTCTGCGCCAGCGACATGATGGCGCTCGGCGCGATACGGGCCGCTCGGCACCGGGGCCTCGAAGTGCCCGACGACATCTCCGTCGTGGGCTTCGACGACTCACCCCTGATCGCCTTCACCGATCCCCCGCTGACCACCGTCCGCAAGCCGGTGCAGGCGATGGGACAGGCGTCGGTGCGGGCCCTCCTGGAGGAGACGGGGGACAGTCACTCGGCTTCCGCGCCGGACCGCCCCAGGGCGCCCGTCCACGGCGAATTCGTCTTCATGCCCGAGCTGGTGGTCCGCGGCTCGACGGCCTCGGGACCCGGAGGCCGACCCGGAGACACCCCTCGTCCGTGA
- a CDS encoding GNAT family N-acetyltransferase, whose product MTTDSSFRLATVSDTGALAALHDDAARWMLRHGIDQWKPGDKDADHFRRRIAEGEVWLLEAGGRIAGAYELWWDDLPAWGVRPPVAGYVHRLMTARTHAPAGSGRAMLAHAERRIAAAGRQLARLDCLSRNPRLRTYYEGAGYEVVGEEPAKRAADGSSYGVLLLEKRLPPATPAPNSLTPGARWEEAR is encoded by the coding sequence GTGACCACCGACTCCTCCTTCCGGCTCGCCACCGTCTCCGACACGGGCGCCCTCGCCGCCCTCCACGACGACGCCGCCCGCTGGATGCTGCGCCACGGCATCGACCAGTGGAAGCCCGGCGACAAGGACGCCGACCACTTCCGCCGCCGGATCGCCGAGGGCGAGGTGTGGCTGCTGGAGGCCGGCGGCCGGATCGCCGGGGCCTACGAGCTGTGGTGGGACGACCTGCCCGCCTGGGGGGTCCGGCCGCCCGTCGCCGGGTACGTGCACCGTCTGATGACCGCCCGGACGCACGCGCCCGCCGGCTCGGGGCGGGCGATGCTCGCCCATGCCGAGCGCCGCATCGCCGCGGCCGGACGGCAACTGGCCAGGCTGGACTGCCTGAGCCGCAATCCGCGCCTGCGGACGTACTACGAGGGGGCCGGTTACGAGGTGGTGGGCGAGGAACCGGCCAAGCGGGCGGCGGACGGCAGCAGTTACGGCGTACTGCTGCTGGAGAAGCGACTCCCACCGGCAACGCCTGCCCCCAACTCCCTTACGCCCGGGGCCCGGTGGGAAGAGGCCCGTTGA
- a CDS encoding TetR/AcrR family transcriptional regulator produces MTTGVRRRMGVEERRQQLIGVALELFSHRSPDDVSIDEIAAAAGISRPLVYHYFPGKQSLYEAALRRAADELAARFMEPREGPLGARLLRVMGRFFDFVDEHGPGFSALMRGGPAVGSSTANAMIDEVRQAAHDQILVHLGIADPSPRLELVVRSWVSLAESTALIWLDGRRVPRAELELQLVHDFAALAAVSAAHDEEMAALLVRILADEPMDGPFGDLMGRLAALLPAITRTAPAAHVPAQRLR; encoded by the coding sequence ATGACGACCGGGGTGCGGCGCAGGATGGGCGTCGAGGAGCGCAGACAGCAGCTGATCGGTGTGGCGCTGGAGCTGTTCAGCCACCGCTCCCCCGACGACGTCTCCATCGACGAGATCGCGGCGGCCGCGGGCATCTCCCGCCCGCTCGTCTACCACTACTTCCCCGGCAAACAGAGCCTGTACGAGGCGGCGTTGCGCCGGGCCGCCGACGAGCTCGCCGCCCGATTCATGGAACCCCGCGAGGGACCGCTCGGCGCGCGGCTGCTGCGCGTCATGGGCCGCTTCTTCGACTTCGTCGACGAACACGGCCCCGGTTTCTCCGCGTTGATGCGCGGCGGGCCCGCCGTCGGCTCGTCCACGGCCAACGCCATGATCGACGAGGTGCGGCAGGCCGCGCACGACCAGATCCTCGTGCACCTCGGGATCGCCGACCCGTCCCCGCGCCTCGAACTGGTCGTGCGCTCCTGGGTGTCGCTCGCCGAGTCCACGGCGCTGATCTGGCTCGACGGGCGTCGCGTCCCGCGCGCCGAACTCGAACTGCAACTGGTCCACGACTTCGCGGCGCTGGCGGCGGTCAGCGCCGCCCACGACGAGGAGATGGCCGCCCTCCTCGTCCGCATCCTCGCGGACGAGCCGATGGACGGCCCGTTCGGCGACCTCATGGGCCGGCTCGCGGCCCTGCTCCCCGCGATCACAAGAACCGCGCCGGCCGCCCACGTACCCGCCCAGCGCCTGCGGTAG
- a CDS encoding tyrosine-protein phosphatase, with translation MNAIPSTTVANLRDLGGTPLPGGRSVRSGLLFRSGQLDRMDTASDPAVAALGIRTVVDFRTRAEREARPDRLPEGGRLLLADVMADQVAAGRMPAAARLRRLLADPAVAEQELGDGRGRELFGAIYRGFVTTDSARASYRAFLNAVADPDPGPLLFHCTAGKDRTGWAATIVLTLLGATPKTVEAEYMSVNTAVREAFAPLVEGYTLQGGQPETALSIIGVVPDYLAAALDEVDARFGSMEKYVQEGLGVTPAALERIRGRLVVQG, from the coding sequence ATGAACGCGATCCCCTCCACCACCGTCGCGAACCTCCGCGATCTGGGCGGCACGCCTCTGCCCGGCGGCCGGTCGGTGCGCAGCGGTCTGCTGTTCCGTTCCGGGCAACTGGACCGGATGGACACCGCGTCCGACCCGGCCGTCGCCGCCCTCGGCATCCGTACCGTCGTCGACTTCCGCACCCGGGCCGAGCGTGAGGCCCGGCCCGACCGGCTCCCGGAGGGCGGGCGGCTGCTGCTCGCGGACGTGATGGCCGACCAGGTCGCCGCCGGCCGGATGCCGGCGGCGGCCCGGCTGCGGCGGCTGCTCGCCGATCCGGCCGTCGCCGAGCAGGAGCTCGGCGACGGCCGTGGCCGGGAGCTGTTCGGTGCGATCTACCGTGGGTTCGTGACGACCGACTCGGCGCGTGCGTCGTACCGGGCGTTCCTGAACGCGGTCGCTGACCCGGATCCGGGCCCGTTGCTGTTCCACTGCACGGCCGGCAAGGACCGCACGGGCTGGGCGGCGACGATCGTGCTCACGCTGCTCGGCGCGACGCCGAAGACGGTGGAGGCGGAGTACATGTCCGTCAACACGGCGGTCCGTGAGGCGTTCGCCCCGCTCGTGGAGGGATACACCCTCCAGGGCGGGCAGCCGGAGACGGCACTGTCGATCATCGGAGTCGTCCCCGACTACCTGGCGGCCGCCCTGGACGAGGTCGACGCGCGCTTCGGCTCCATGGAGAAGTACGTCCAAGAAGGGCTCGGCGTCACGCCCGCCGCACTGGAGCGCATCCGGGGGCGGCTGGTCGTCCAGGGCTGA